The genomic region GGGGCTTGTTGTCGATAAGGGCATAACCTTCGGCGATCTTAAAGGAACACTTCAAATATTCGCTAGAAGACTTTACGGCGCGGAAGCGCAATTCAGGTTCCGTCCCCATCACTTCCCCTTCACCGAACCGAGCGCCGAAATGGACGTTATGTGCTTTGCCTGCCACGGCGAAGGCTGCCGTCTCTGTAAAGGCGAGGGTTATATCGAGATACTGGGCGCCGGAATGGTTCACCCGAAGGTACTTCAAAACTGTGGCATAGACCCCAAGGTCTACAGCGGATTTGCTTTTGGTCTCGGACTTGACCGTATCACAATGAAGCGCTTTAATATCGATGATCTTCGTATGCTGTATGAAAACGACGTCCGTTTTCTGGCACAGCTTTAATAGAAAAGAGGTTCACAATGAAACTTTCAGCAAATTGGCTTAAATGCTATGTGGATATAGATGTTACACCTAAAGAATATGCCGCCAGAATGACAATGTCGGGTTCAAAGGTCGAGGGCTATGAGTCTGCCGGAGAAGGTATTGAAAACGTTGTTGTCGGCCGCTTATTAAGCGTCACGCCACACCCCAACGCAGACAAACTCGTCATCTGCTCTGTAGATGTGGGCAAGGGCGAGCCGATCCAAATCGTTACTGGCGCTAAAAACGTCAAGGCCGGTGACATCATCCCCGTCTGCCTTAACGGTGCAAAACTGCCAAGTGGAACAGTCATAAAAAAGGGTAAACTGCGCGGGGTAGAATCAAACGGAATGCTCTGCTCACTGTCCGAACTCGGGCTGACTGTCTCTGACTTTCCATACGCAATTGAGGACGGCATATTCATTATAGAGGAACCCTGTGAGATAGGGCAGGATATCAAATCTGCCTTAGGACTTGACGATACCATAACAGAATTTGAGATAACCTCAAACCGTCCCGACTGTCTTTCTGTAATAGGTCTTGCCCGTGAAACAGCGGCAACCTTCGGCCTTAAGGCGGATATCAAAGAGCCGGTCGTAAAAGGCAATGGCGGCAACGTAGATGACTACGTTAAAGTTACAGTTGAGGCACCCGATCTTTGCCCAAGATACTGTGCACGTGCGGTCAAAAATATCAAGATAGGTCCTTCCCCACGCTGGATGCGCGAGCGTTTAAGGCACAGCGGCGTCCGCCCGATAAACAATATCGTAGATATAACGAACTATGTAATGCTTGAGTACGGTCAGCCAATGCATGCGTTTGACCGTGATTATATAGGCGGGAAACATATAATCGTGCGCCGCGCTAAAGACGGTGAAAACATCGTCACACTTGACGGTCAGACACGCAAGCTCGACAGCAGTGTTCTGATGATTGCCGATGATGAGAAATCTATCGGCATCGCCGGCGTCATGGGTGGAGAGAACAGTGAAATAAAAGAAACTACCGGCATGATCATATTTGAAAGTGCAAACTTTGACGCCGCGACCGTTCGCCGCGGGGCTAAAAAAGTCGGACTTAGAACCGAGGCTTCCGGCCGTTTCGAAAAGGGGCTTGATCCCAATATTTCTTTACTTGCAATAAACCGTGCTTGCGAACTTGTCGAACAGCTCGGCTGTGGCGAGGTCGTTGACGGAATAATAGATATAAACCATACAGATTCCCGCCCCCGTGTCCTGCCCTTCGAGCCGGACAAAATAAACAGCTTTTTAGGCGCTGCCATCAGCCGCGAGGATCAGGAAAAAATTCTGCGCAGTCTGTATTTTGAAGTAACGCCAGAAAATAATATCACTGTTCCCACATTCCGGGGAGATGTTCAGGCCATGGCGGATGTTGCGGAAGAGGTCGCAAGGATTTACGGCTATAACTCCATCGCCTCCACCGTCTTCAAGGGTGAAAGCATTGAGGGCAGATATACCCCCGTGCAGAAGCTTGAGAGAAAGCTTATTGACACTGTGGCATCTTTAGGTCTGTTTGAAATGTGCAGTTACTCCTTCATAAGTCCTAAAGAATACGACAAGCTTGCAATTCCCGCAAATTCAAACTTAAGAAAGTCTGTTGTTATAACAAATCCGCTCGGCGAGGATACAAGTGTAATGCGTACCACCGCACTTCCGTCACTTCTTGAGGCTCTGTCACTGAACTATAACCGCCGCAATCCCAAAGCAGCGCTTTTTGAACTTGCTAAAATATTTTTGCCCGGCGAAAACGCCGACACACTTCCGGAAGAGAAAAAGGTGCTGACAGCCGGAATGTATGGTTCCGGCGACTTCTACGTTATTAAAGGCATAATCATCGAGGCTTTGCGTACTATAGGTATTGAAGGTGTAGAGACAGCTCCGCTCAAAACTAATCCCTGCTATCATCCAGGCCGCTGCGCGGTCTTGACAAAAGGAGACGCTGTTCTCGGCGTTATCGGTCAGATACACCCGACTGTTGCAGACAATTACGAGATCGAAGTGCCCGTTTATGCTGCTGAAATAGATTTTAATACAATACTTTCGCTCAATCCCGGTGATAAGACTTATAAACCGCTTCCTAAATTCCCTGCCGTCACCCGTGATATTGCCGTTTTGTGTGACGAGGAACTTCCCGTTGCGAGCATTGAAAAAATTATATGCGAAACAGCAAAAAAGATACTGGAAAGCTGCAGCCTGTTCGACGTTTATAAAGGCAAGCAGATTGAAGCCGGCAAAAAGAGCGTCGCATACTCCGTTGTTCTGAGGGCAGAAGACAGAACTTTGACTGATGCAGAAACAGAAAATGTCATGAAAAAAATAATAACCCGCCTTGAAAAGGAGTTAGGATGCATTTTGCGCTCCTGATTTGTTAAATTTCCCTTGAAAAATTAGCTTAACTGATATACAATTAAGCTAAGGTACAGGTGGAATGGAGGTAATATCATGAACGATAACAACACAATTACCTTTTCAATCAAAGAAGAAAAAGAACGTGAAATCAAAGACATTATGCAGCAGGTTTATGATTCATTGCGCGAAAAAGGGTATAATCCGATAAATCAGATTGTCGGATATATTCTATCTGAAGATCCCACCTATATTACAAACCACAACAACGCGAGAAGCCTTATCCGTAAAATTGACAGGGATGAGCTGCTTCAAACGCTTGTCCGCTCATATCTCCAAAAATAAAGTCTTGCAAAAATCCTTAAATGACTTTATAATATTATTAAAATTAGATAAGTATCTTCGGGGCAGGGTGCGATTCCCTACCGACGGTGATGAGCATTTGCTCTAAGCCCGTGAGCCATAGCTGATTTGGTGAGATTCCAAAGCCGACGGTACAGTCCGGATGAGAGAAGTATACGCTTTTACTTAAAAACGCGCCCTGTTTTGCTTGCAAAACAGGGCCTTCTTATTTTTCCCCCCGTTCTTATCAGAAAGAAGGAACAAAATGAACAAAAACTCTATCACAACGAGAAAGCTCACAGTAATGGCGCTGCTTACAGCAATAAGCTTTGTGCTTGCCTTTCTTGAGACTTCACTGCCGCTTATCCCGTCCTTCCTCAAGATCGACATCAGCGCCCTGCCTGTTTTGATTGGCTCCTTTGCACTCGGCCCCTGGGCTGGGGTCATCATCGCACTGCTGAAGAACCTTCTTCACCTTCCTATGTCCCAGACCGGAGGAGTAGGACAGCTTGCAGACTTTCTCGTCATCGGCTCGATGTCTCTCACAGCAGGATATGTCTATAAACTTCGCCATTCGCGAATGGGTGCTTTTCTTGGATGTTCGCTTGGAATCGCCGTAATGACTGTAATGGGCTCGCTCTCAAACAAATATATAATGATCCCTTTCTATTCAAAACTGATGCCTATCGATAAGATATTAGAAGCATGTGCGTCGGTCAATTCCCTTATTGTTGACGTGAACACATACATTTTGTATGCAGTTGTCCCATTCAATATCTTTAAAGGTCTTGTCATAAGTGTCGTTACCCTGCTTATTTACAAAAAAC from Bacillota bacterium harbors:
- the pheT gene encoding phenylalanine--tRNA ligase subunit beta; this encodes MKLSANWLKCYVDIDVTPKEYAARMTMSGSKVEGYESAGEGIENVVVGRLLSVTPHPNADKLVICSVDVGKGEPIQIVTGAKNVKAGDIIPVCLNGAKLPSGTVIKKGKLRGVESNGMLCSLSELGLTVSDFPYAIEDGIFIIEEPCEIGQDIKSALGLDDTITEFEITSNRPDCLSVIGLARETAATFGLKADIKEPVVKGNGGNVDDYVKVTVEAPDLCPRYCARAVKNIKIGPSPRWMRERLRHSGVRPINNIVDITNYVMLEYGQPMHAFDRDYIGGKHIIVRRAKDGENIVTLDGQTRKLDSSVLMIADDEKSIGIAGVMGGENSEIKETTGMIIFESANFDAATVRRGAKKVGLRTEASGRFEKGLDPNISLLAINRACELVEQLGCGEVVDGIIDINHTDSRPRVLPFEPDKINSFLGAAISREDQEKILRSLYFEVTPENNITVPTFRGDVQAMADVAEEVARIYGYNSIASTVFKGESIEGRYTPVQKLERKLIDTVASLGLFEMCSYSFISPKEYDKLAIPANSNLRKSVVITNPLGEDTSVMRTTALPSLLEALSLNYNRRNPKAALFELAKIFLPGENADTLPEEKKVLTAGMYGSGDFYVIKGIIIEALRTIGIEGVETAPLKTNPCYHPGRCAVLTKGDAVLGVIGQIHPTVADNYEIEVPVYAAEIDFNTILSLNPGDKTYKPLPKFPAVTRDIAVLCDEELPVASIEKIICETAKKILESCSLFDVYKGKQIEAGKKSVAYSVVLRAEDRTLTDAETENVMKKIITRLEKELGCILRS
- a CDS encoding IreB family regulatory phosphoprotein encodes the protein MNDNNTITFSIKEEKEREIKDIMQQVYDSLREKGYNPINQIVGYILSEDPTYITNHNNARSLIRKIDRDELLQTLVRSYLQK
- a CDS encoding ECF transporter S component; translated protein: MNKNSITTRKLTVMALLTAISFVLAFLETSLPLIPSFLKIDISALPVLIGSFALGPWAGVIIALLKNLLHLPMSQTGGVGQLADFLVIGSMSLTAGYVYKLRHSRMGAFLGCSLGIAVMTVMGSLSNKYIMIPFYSKLMPIDKILEACASVNSLIVDVNTYILYAVVPFNIFKGLVISVVTLLIYKKLSPVIHGIRKIR